A single Candidatus Thorarchaeota archaeon DNA region contains:
- a CDS encoding thioredoxin family protein has product MMPGEDTHQTVYLFTQPSCPNCPAAKMVLSEALQGTNIQLKTVDLQSMDPDLEFRLLEEQVFIASTPSVIVEDSHGLRLLYSGQVPSVEDVRQKLGVGTL; this is encoded by the coding sequence ATGATGCCGGGAGAGGACACTCATCAGACCGTATACCTGTTCACGCAGCCCAGCTGCCCGAACTGCCCAGCTGCCAAGATGGTCTTGAGTGAAGCACTGCAAGGGACGAACATACAGCTCAAGACCGTGGACCTGCAGAGCATGGACCCTGACCTGGAGTTCAGACTACTTGAAGAACAGGTGTTCATTGCCTCGACCCCGAGCGTGATTGTGGAAGACAGCCACGGACTCAGGTTGCTCTACAGTGGTCAAGTTCCCAGCGTGGAAGACGTCAGACAGAAGCTTGGAGTTGGTACATTATGA